aaacatacacacaaatataaatataaacatatatttgtgtttatatGTGGATGAATAAATGAGTGAATGAGTGAATACCCACACCAGAAATACCATTCGACAGAATAAAACTaccaaatgcaaaaaaaaagggagaagaaaagaaaggaaaggaaaaggaggaaaaaggcaAACCTAAATAAATCGAGAcgaaaagtggaagaaaagaggtcATTTAAGACTAAAGAGAAAAGATGAAGCAGATCtctaaaaaaacaaaaaaggagtggAAAGGATAAATATACACAGGAATATaaataaagcagaaaaagaaggaacagCAGAACGtaaaaacgtaaaaaaaaaaatttaattaATTATCAAAGCGTATCCTCCCACTCCTCCTTCACTGCTCATCTCCCGTTGTAAGTCGAGCAATGAGTCCATCGgcgaaataaacaaaaatacttATAATTGTAATACGCCTCCTCACATATGCCTAAAGAAAACgggaataaaaagagaagaagaggaagaagcatataaaagatataaaagatgtaaaagatatatataaatactaCCAACTATATTCAGTGAATGCAAAACGCACGTATGATAAAGTTAAAAACTcgactttcttttttttttttcgccccCATCCCGTGCACTCGCAGCCATCgatgatgttattgttgttgtttcattgggtctttcttttatttttttttcctctctctcttcttctttttacccCACttgtgctttctttttttttttttattttcttcattttatcAAAGGTGGAATGATGGAGTAACCAAATCTGCCAAACATGCAGAGCTAAGAAAACATATGCAATCACCAATAGGTTCATTATGCTACCACATATCACCTCAACTGCGAAGAAAACATACTGTCGACGATCCGTGagcctcttttcctttcctttcctttttatttttattttttctacaacccccttctcttcttcttttaagtatacatatatatatatatatatatattcgtgGAGTAAATCCAACAACTCACTCATTTCTGCACTTACTTTCGCTCCTCTTCcccatgcacacacacacacacacacacgcttCTCTGCTGTATCTACTTGTATTTTAGCTACGctgaatgcaaaaaaaaaaaaagaaaaaaatggaaagggaaaacatgcacaaatatatatatatatatatatatacccgTTCATGTACACCTTTGCTCACTCATCGTCTGGTGGCACCTCCTCCAGCTGAGACTCCGGACATTTGATCCATTCATGTTCCAACAGTTCCGCTGCCGTGGCACGCTTTGGTACATCACGCTCAAAACACCTTGAAAAGAAATCGTACAGCATTTTGGGGCATTTCTTCGGCACTCCCGTCGGCATGGAAGTACTCTTTGAAATTTGGTACATGACTTGAAAAGCATTGGCGTTAGCGCTAATGGACCATGGCTGGCGTCCAAGTAACTCAACCACAAGACAACCCGCAGACCAAACATCTGCCGGGGCACCGTAATTGCCGTTGCCACTTAGAACCTCTGGTGCcataaaaaagggggttcCAACAAATGTTTGGCCACCGGGACCCGTATTTCCACAATCCTGCATGGCACTTGTGCCAATACGCTTGCTACAACCAAAGTCAGCGAGCTTTGCTTCACCCTGGGAAGAAATAAGAACGTTGTCGCTTTTAATATCGCGATGGACAACCTTCATACTATGCAAATAGGAAAGACCCTGAAGTATCTGTCTGGTATACGTTCGCACGAGGGAAATTGAAAACGATTCCTTTGCTCGCTCAAACTTCCGTCGCAGCTGCGTCAAGCTACCACCGTGACAATGCTCAAGGAATATCTCCAAGCAGCGCGCGCCACTTTCCTGAACTTTCGTCTGGCATCCGTAGTACGCCACGATGTTGGGGTGCTTCAAGGAACGCATCAGATTAATCTCGCGCAAAACACCTTCAAGCTCCGCCGTGTCTTCAGAAAATGGTATATCCTGCACCTTCACAGCAAATATTTTACCATCGTTGGAAATACCCTCGTACACGCAACCAAAGGATCCTTTGCCCAGTACACCCACCTTACTCCACTGCAGCTCTGAGTCCTCAGTAATTACAAGTGTATGATTTAACGTACTTGACGTTCTGTTAAGTTGAGTCGAGACGGTACCAAAAGTGGAGGTGAGACAATCGGTGTTTACATGACTTGAAGAAGGATTAGGCGACATGACATCCTGCTCATCCCGCTTCTCTACCTGCATGGGCATCTCTGTTGCAGATTGCTCCGGCATGAGTTGCTTGCGTGTATCCGGCAAACCAATCTGAGATCCCAACAACCGACGCTGCTCCTCCCGCTGCCGGATCTTGTGCGAATCACGCACGTAAAGGCGAAGCACCGTCGTGTTGCTACAACTACCATCCTCTACGCTCGTTTGAAATTCATGCGCTATTACGGGTGTGCGTGTTAGAGCTGCACTACCTGCCCGTGCCTCACTCGCCACAAATCGGCGTGAGAGTGGACTCGCTGCCGCACTTGGACTGCCTCGGCCAGAGGCGCACGTTGGCTTCGGTACCGTTTGACTTGCACAgacctcttttcctccctctgtCATTAACCTCTTGAGGAACTGCGTGACGAGATTCCTAAAGTCTTTGGAAACATCAATATCCACGTGATCACCCGCAGCATTGATGCAATAAATATCAAAATCACCCATTCTCTCATAGCCGAACCGCCGCTTGATGTTGCTCCGAAATTGTGAGAACCGCGTAGATAGgccaatgaaaaaaatttttacatTACGGTCCCCTTCACGTGATACCTTCACGGTAACTTTCTGGCGCCTCATCCACTTGAGTTCTGCGGCCTTCGCATTTCTGGCTTTCCCGTGAGTTTGACCGTGCTCGCCATCAAACACGTCTGAATCATCATccccatcatcatcacaatcatcctcctcatcatcatcatcttcttcatcttcattgtcatcatcctcatcatcatcatcctcttcgTCGTCATCCTCCTCATCGTCTTCCTCGTCGTCGTCATCCTCCTCATCGTCTTCTTcgtcatcatcttcatcatcatcgtcatcgttatcatcatcatcatcactatcCGAGGCGGCACAGTTTAGAGTCGgaacttttttactttttgacgCATCATTCTTTGATCCCTTGCCACGGGGTCCTGTCCCCACTAATCCCGCTGAAACCACTGAAGATGACGCCACTACTCCGCTACACCCTTTGGTACGTTCATTTTTACCGCTTCCTACCGAAACTAAATGACTCGTCGGCTCAGGACCCGCTTCTCCTGCTCGCCCATGAGGTATTGGAGGCAACTGCTCTATTGCCGTATAGGTCCCATCCAATTCTTCGACCATGGTTGAGCAGCGTGAGATTGGCTGAGTTGAACCGTCTTTTCCCACCACCGTTTGCTCAGATCCTGCGCCGCTTCCACGGCCTTCACTCGGAGTATTGGTGATGATATTCctcatttccctcttctgcTCTGGTGGGGCTAACGGATCATCGGTGCCGCGTCCCGTTTTGGCCTCCTCACATGCTTTAGTTGAAGTTTTGTGGTTTGTGGGTCGCAATCCCGGACGTAAAGTCGTTTCCGTCCCCTTTTTCCGACTTGCTGCAGCGCCTTTCTTGAGGCCGGTGCCGGGCACTTCACCACCACCTGGCGATGGCGCTTTGGCTAAATTCACTCCCGCTCCTGCCACCTGACGGGAATTCTCAACTCCTGATGGCAAATCCCCAACAGTTTTCCCACCTTTAGATGCGGGTGCCTCCCTCGTCACTTCTTTATTTCCGCTACCGGCGATGGGGGTCTTTTTAGTTGAGGTGGTTGCAGTCACACGCCGCCCAGTCGCTGCCTTCGCGCCCTTCACGACAGGCATGACAAGCGCGGTCAAACCGTGCACTCTCTGCTTGGCTCTTCCTTCttgatattttttcttatatatatatatatatatatatatatccttccTAAACACGTAATGTAAATATATGCTTACGCGCGCTCAGGTGCGTGAGCCCAACAACTGAACAGATaaatcaaaaggaaaaaggaatatcAGTAGTTATTACAatctttattattgttgttgttattgttattataattatatgctgatgggaacaaaagaaacacaaaaagtgAATGATCTGCTGTGGGACAATTCCTTAATTTAAAGCACTCACACACGAAAGTGGCGGCATCTTTCATTCATATCTCTACTCGATTTTCGAAAACGTTTATGCACACAATAATATGTAGGAAaggttgtaaaaaaaaaaatttaaaaaaaaaaaagaaacacgcaCGATAATGCATGCTATGGAAAgtggaaacgaaaaaagaaaaaaaaagcgatgTAAgtgaggcaaaaaaaaaaaaaaaatctggcCATAATGACATCGTTtcagcaaacaaaaggaaagggaaaaggaaaaaagaaaaaagaaaaaaagggggaaaaaaagcgCTGTCCCTCTAAATGTACGGCTTACTAATACTCGTACAAATATTGAAACCGTCACATACAACAACACATATAACATCACACAAACACCTCCTCCGACACAATTACTTCACATGTGTCAATCGGTACTTGAATTAATCCTCtcaacatatttatttaatatatatttcctttcccctcctaTTTGTGTCCCTcgtgtactttttttttccttcttccttttattcctcatttaattttcctccttttacagttcctcttttctcttgatttttttttgttcttttaaaGTTCTAAAAATAGGTACAAAAATTGAATGCACATTTCCTGTGCGTAAAggttacaaataaaaaaaaaagaggcgaTTGTCTGAAAGGAAATAAGAAAGGTGAAGCtaacaaaaataagtaatATAAGGGTGAAATTTACAAAAGTAGCGCCCATAACAATtcaaacgaaaaacaaaaaagaaactgagaGGATTGAGTAgcataattaaaaaaatctttaatgagaaaacaatacaaaacatgacggaaagaaagaaagaaatgtgaAGTAATGAGTGAGTAACTCGAtctaacaaaaacaaaaaaagtgcaaTTAGAAATCATGTAGAATcaacaatgataatgataataataacaataacaataacagcaacagtaatagtaaaatggaagaaacagAGACGTGAAACAAAATATCGAATTCTCCATTGAAACcaataaaagagggaaaataggAATAACAGAGTACTATTTGaatcctctttctttttatttcttttttttttgctttgctttccttctcttccccttttttcctctttattcTCACCATCAGGACCAGACGGcggaaaatttaaaataaaaaaagtacatacgcacaaatatatatatatatatatttatttatatttatttatttaggtgtggaaaaaacacaaaagtggACGCCTGTGCGAGTGgagcagaaaataaaaacacaagGCAGCCACTGCGTCTCTAATGATAACAACTAAAAGATGATATAAtaaggaaaattaaaaaagaaaaagggatggGATGGGATGGGATGGAATGGGACAAGCAAGAGAAATGTTTCCGgtggcgaaaaaaaaaaaatgggttgACCACCAAATCTCAATAAGTTTCACAGATTGTGGATTACCCTGAAGAACAATAGTAAAAACCATtcttgaaataaaaaaatttaaaaaaaaaagatcataAAAAtcataataaaacaaaactagGAGTTCTACATCTCCTCCTCCAAGAAGCTTTCATCCCCGAATGCTTCTAACACTGTTGTcatttaaaatattaaatgtcATTTGTGATCTGTTAATCCATTTCACAGCCCATACATTCAACTGTCAGTATTTCGTGTATATCCCACACTCTCCTAAACTCATTCACCCCCCTTTAAATCCActtagtgaagaagaaaaataaaaaacaaaacagtgcTCGAGGTATATATAGATAtgagaagagggaagggagaaagggaaagagaggagaaacaaactaaagaaaaggaatgtttctttttctcgatTTCCTCATCCGTCTTTTGCCAAGACAATAAACTTATCTTTGACCTTTTTATCTCCATGACTCGCATTACGTaaccttttattttccttcttgtcaCCATCTCGTTTTCTTATGCGCCTCTACtaaatttattttctttccttctttctttcttttttttttcatttagtCCGTCATGACCTCATCTTTCCTCTTATTccatccctttccttcctacCCCCTTTTTGCTGATATTTCCCTCACTGCTCTGTGTAGCTCTGTCATCTATATTATTTGTTACGGGGTGAAATCTTCCCTTCTAATTATATCACACATCCACTTATTTCTAGTCAAGTAGCCCTCCAAAATTCCCCCAAGCATGTACatttacaaaata
This portion of the Trypanosoma brucei brucei TREU927 chromosome 7, complete sequence genome encodes:
- a CDS encoding protein kinase, putative (similar to Mitogen-activated protein kinase kinase kinase 2 (EC 2.7.1.-)(MAPK/ERK kinase kinase 2) (MEK kinase 2) (MEKK 2). (Swiss-Prot:Q61083) [Mus musculus]) produces the protein MPVVKGAKAATGRRVTATTSTKKTPIAGSGNKEVTREAPASKGGKTVGDLPSGVENSRQVAGAGVNLAKAPSPGGGEVPGTGLKKGAAASRKKGTETTLRPGLRPTNHKTSTKACEEAKTGRGTDDPLAPPEQKREMRNIITNTPSEGRGSGAGSEQTVVGKDGSTQPISRCSTMVEELDGTYTAIEQLPPIPHGRAGEAGPEPTSHLVSVGSGKNERTKGCSGVVASSSVVSAGLVGTGPRGKGSKNDASKSKKVPTLNCAASDSDDDDDNDDDDDEDDDEEDDEEDDDDEEDDEEDDDEEDDDDEDDDNEDEEDDDDEEDDCDDDGDDDSDVFDGEHGQTHGKARNAKAAELKWMRRQKVTVKVSREGDRNVKIFFIGLSTRFSQFRSNIKRRFGYERMGDFDIYCINAAGDHVDIDVSKDFRNLVTQFLKRLMTEGGKEVCASQTVPKPTCASGRGSPSAAASPLSRRFVASEARAGSAALTRTPVIAHEFQTSVEDGSCSNTTVLRLYVRDSHKIRQREEQRRLLGSQIGLPDTRKQLMPEQSATEMPMQVEKRDEQDVMSPNPSSSHVNTDCLTSTFGTVSTQLNRTSSTLNHTLVITEDSELQWSKVGVLGKGSFGCVYEGISNDGKIFAVKVQDIPFSEDTAELEGVLREINLMRSLKHPNIVAYYGCQTKVQESGARCLEIFLEHCHGGSLTQLRRKFERAKESFSISLVRTYTRQILQGLSYLHSMKVVHRDIKSDNVLISSQGEAKLADFGCSKRIGTSAMQDCGNTGPGGQTFVGTPFFMAPEVLSGNGNYGAPADVWSAGCLVVELLGRQPWSISANANAFQVMYQISKSTSMPTGVPKKCPKMLYDFFSRCFERDVPKRATAAELLEHEWIKCPESQLEEVPPDDE